From a single Longimicrobium sp. genomic region:
- a CDS encoding ATP-binding protein has product MIGKDIIELFSTAMYIDPLTLYREYVQNAVDAVDAACSAGLLENRSEGRIEIHVDPVRREARFRDNGIGVSAESAVRVLTAFGASEKRGQSARGFRGIGRLAALGFCQVLTFRTKAAGDTRSTELRWDCRRLRDLLRDPEFSGTLDEIIHRVVTVAAGPEQGAAVHYFEVHMERVMRLRGDMLLNEDTLARYLSQVAPVPFSPDFQFGAEIEEFLAEHLPTGHFDIRIGGMERGLTRPFRNHVQITATKLDSYLELQRVTIDDPDLGTVAAGWVLHHNYLGAIAAEREVRGLRARIGDIQIGGADVFAEIFPETRFVNWVVGEIHILDPRVVPNARRDAFEQSPAATALTLNLVPLARGLTQRTRDSSMRRVREKAFDASEARVGDILALLEPGLVTGTAAGALMRDLDQALEVMAKVAESDLFAAEDQAKLRSRLAELRERRHRLPAHPPGAHQLARFPGSEREAYERVFALVFECMRDSAAARTLVERLAERLNEQQ; this is encoded by the coding sequence GTGATCGGAAAGGACATCATCGAGCTCTTCAGCACGGCGATGTACATCGATCCGCTCACGCTCTATCGCGAGTACGTGCAGAATGCCGTGGACGCCGTCGACGCGGCCTGCAGCGCGGGGCTCCTCGAGAACCGATCCGAAGGGCGGATCGAGATTCACGTTGACCCCGTCCGGCGAGAAGCCCGTTTCCGCGACAACGGCATCGGGGTGTCGGCCGAATCTGCCGTTCGGGTGCTAACCGCCTTCGGCGCAAGCGAGAAGCGGGGCCAGAGCGCACGCGGCTTTCGCGGCATCGGCCGTCTGGCAGCCCTGGGATTCTGCCAGGTCCTGACCTTCCGTACCAAGGCGGCCGGTGACACCAGGTCGACCGAACTCCGGTGGGACTGCCGGCGCCTGCGCGACCTTCTTCGCGACCCGGAATTCTCGGGAACGCTGGATGAGATCATCCACCGCGTCGTGACGGTTGCTGCCGGACCGGAGCAAGGCGCCGCTGTACACTACTTCGAGGTGCACATGGAGCGCGTCATGCGGCTCCGCGGCGACATGCTCCTCAACGAGGATACCCTCGCCCGCTACCTCTCTCAGGTTGCGCCGGTTCCGTTCAGCCCCGATTTCCAGTTCGGCGCAGAGATCGAGGAGTTCCTGGCGGAGCACCTGCCAACGGGCCATTTCGACATCCGGATCGGTGGGATGGAGCGGGGCCTTACACGGCCGTTCCGGAACCACGTGCAGATCACGGCGACGAAGCTGGACAGCTACCTGGAGTTGCAGCGAGTTACGATAGACGATCCAGATCTCGGGACGGTAGCCGCAGGCTGGGTTCTGCATCACAACTACCTCGGAGCAATCGCCGCCGAGCGCGAAGTCCGCGGGCTTCGTGCTCGCATCGGCGATATCCAGATTGGCGGTGCGGATGTGTTTGCCGAGATCTTTCCCGAGACACGCTTTGTGAACTGGGTCGTGGGGGAGATTCACATACTGGATCCCAGGGTCGTGCCGAACGCCAGACGTGACGCCTTCGAACAGAGCCCTGCGGCAACCGCACTCACGCTCAACCTCGTTCCCCTTGCACGTGGCCTCACGCAACGGACGCGCGATAGCTCGATGCGGCGCGTTCGCGAGAAGGCTTTCGATGCTTCCGAGGCACGGGTTGGGGATATCCTCGCCCTTCTGGAACCGGGGTTGGTGACCGGTACCGCTGCAGGTGCGCTTATGCGCGACCTGGATCAGGCTCTGGAGGTGATGGCGAAAGTCGCGGAGTCCGATCTGTTCGCCGCGGAGGATCAGGCCAAGCTGCGGTCGCGCCTCGCCGAACTGCGGGAGCGGCGCCATCGCCTTCCTGCTCATCCCCCCGGGGCACATCAACTCGCGCGGTTTCCAGGATCCGAGCGTGAGGCGTACGAGCGTGTTTTTGCTCTCGTTTTCGAATGCATGAGAGATAGTGCGGCGGCACGCACTCTCGTCGAGCGTCTCGCCGAGCGCCTCAACGAGCAGCAGTGA
- a CDS encoding ATP-binding protein, producing MSASPKQYKFTIGNEYVGASLLDIVSGALYGQVLDVVREYIQNAFDAKSRRVHIVLRDDEIWIRDDGIGLNPTRLDQARMVAVSAKKPGDVGFRGIGVYSSYNVADSLELITRPQGGSSVYVLRIDFAGMRAERERREADPSLGVLSLVDALEQFTVIEDFVGSAPLDDKKAFSLVRLTNPADHLREALADESGLTSYLQAAIPLSFPKGHRHAKQIQKQLVAKGIELRRIQVALTPATANPRDAKAAVNFFADGYEDLLPPTFRELRRNGKRLAVLWYCVHRKPTVLPKGVPAGFQTRLNGFGIGDPSLPRRFWGKAGAGILYRHLIGEIHAVDPRLRPSAERSQFEDSPARREFEAELTQALDKVEDWIQKRQTALNDLEDKEDAKGPAVHTAAEVTLKKLCKTYGAKPPLTYDLIVDPKTKKKVDERAVANSNGSQTPSDSAQTPNPGEANSNDGSQPNTPQASGTENTGVTADSADAADTAKDSGGDQGQSSSQPAAAPSISKQLWDQKHPKKWPSGAWEKFQLVDRAVDESTDAKGAQQIRNKLRDLLH from the coding sequence ATGTCCGCCTCCCCGAAACAATATAAATTTACCATCGGGAACGAGTACGTCGGAGCCAGTCTCCTGGATATCGTCTCCGGCGCTCTGTACGGCCAAGTGCTGGATGTCGTGCGCGAGTACATTCAGAATGCCTTCGATGCAAAATCCCGCCGGGTGCACATCGTTCTCCGAGACGATGAGATCTGGATTCGCGATGACGGCATCGGCCTGAACCCAACACGGCTCGACCAGGCGCGGATGGTCGCAGTCTCCGCGAAGAAGCCGGGCGACGTGGGTTTCAGAGGGATCGGGGTATACTCGTCCTACAATGTGGCGGACTCGCTCGAGCTCATCACGCGGCCGCAGGGTGGGAGCAGCGTATATGTGCTGCGGATCGATTTCGCGGGGATGCGTGCGGAACGTGAACGCCGCGAGGCCGATCCCAGCCTCGGTGTCCTCTCCCTCGTCGATGCCCTCGAGCAATTCACCGTGATCGAGGATTTCGTCGGAAGCGCCCCGTTGGATGACAAGAAGGCGTTCTCCCTGGTTCGCCTAACGAACCCGGCGGATCATCTCAGGGAGGCGCTCGCCGACGAGAGCGGGCTTACATCGTACCTTCAGGCAGCTATTCCGCTTTCGTTTCCCAAGGGACACCGCCACGCGAAACAGATCCAAAAGCAACTCGTGGCGAAAGGGATAGAGCTAAGACGAATCCAAGTCGCGCTGACGCCCGCCACCGCAAATCCGCGTGACGCAAAAGCTGCGGTCAACTTCTTCGCTGACGGGTACGAGGATCTGCTGCCGCCGACATTTCGGGAGCTTCGCCGGAATGGAAAGCGACTGGCGGTGCTCTGGTATTGTGTGCACCGGAAACCCACCGTGCTCCCCAAAGGGGTGCCTGCCGGTTTTCAGACGCGATTGAACGGATTTGGGATCGGAGATCCGTCCCTGCCGCGGCGGTTTTGGGGTAAAGCGGGCGCTGGCATCCTGTATCGGCACCTCATCGGCGAGATTCACGCGGTGGACCCGCGCCTGCGGCCGAGCGCGGAGAGATCCCAGTTCGAAGATTCGCCAGCACGCCGCGAGTTCGAAGCGGAACTGACGCAGGCGCTGGACAAGGTTGAAGATTGGATCCAGAAGCGCCAGACTGCGCTGAACGATTTAGAAGACAAGGAGGATGCCAAGGGGCCCGCTGTTCACACCGCCGCGGAAGTAACACTCAAAAAGCTTTGCAAGACCTATGGGGCCAAGCCCCCCCTCACGTACGACTTGATCGTTGATCCCAAAACGAAAAAGAAAGTAGACGAACGCGCGGTCGCAAACTCCAATGGGTCCCAGACGCCCAGCGATTCCGCGCAAACACCGAATCCTGGTGAGGCGAACAGCAATGACGGTTCTCAGCCAAATACGCCGCAAGCTTCCGGCACTGAGAACACGGGCGTCACCGCTGACTCTGCTGATGCTGCTGACACTGCTAAGGATTCCGGAGGCGATCAGGGTCAGAGCTCCTCGCAGCCTGCAGCTGCTCCGTCAATTTCTAAGCAGCTGTGGGATCAAAAGCACCCGAAAAAATGGCCTAGTGGCGCATGGGAGAAGTTCCAGCTCGTTGATCGAGCGGTCGATGAGTCTACCGACGCGAAAGGCGCTCAGCAGATCCGCAACAAGCTGCGCGACTTGCTGCATTAG
- a CDS encoding ATP-binding protein → MATPARGAKNGVAADAPEQLTLSELLDAEPDKLHQVPIDPEGIGGELLAILSKGLYNNPLDCIREYVQNSVDAGAQHVTIKLTGNSAAILDSGRGMNLDELLQARQFGLSAKSIAEHVGFRGIGIYSGFDICNRLRITTKRAGDEHIHVLVFQFASMREVLDADRNKSGKEKTSLIRLLSNHTYVKRERSSFPKEKHFTHVELQEINDVHVKQLSNRAEMRRYLLQNLPVDFHPDFPYRKQINDALYARVPSYNAVSITLQSDGIPDETVTKDNIPDLQPPAYDYIVDSTGRQVAYYWACLNAKRGAIDSNYKRAEGQPSFEGFVYKVKGFTIGDRDVLRAAFKQAQLYRWYTGEIYVLDDDVVPNAGRDAFETSPARRSLDLAVRGRLGLLEKAALEFQVNEAAREKVVEAEKDLNVIASEIEANAIEDPLGTWGELNEILRVLANHKKAKARDVKPRLEEATKKAKRLQDVVRKMVDDPRSEAERAKKAAKAGKRTTSDAQRRQAEPAPRLPSALSEIGFETDGDLGAFITIVQNVLEDVLSLDSPAYRSIVSGIVARAAELTGADV, encoded by the coding sequence ATGGCGACTCCCGCCAGAGGGGCGAAGAACGGCGTTGCGGCCGATGCACCCGAGCAACTCACGCTTTCTGAGTTACTCGATGCTGAACCCGACAAGCTTCACCAGGTACCGATCGATCCGGAGGGTATCGGCGGCGAGCTCCTCGCGATCCTGTCCAAGGGTCTATACAACAACCCGCTCGACTGCATCCGCGAGTACGTCCAAAACTCTGTAGATGCCGGCGCGCAGCACGTCACCATCAAGTTGACGGGGAACTCAGCTGCGATTCTGGATAGCGGTCGTGGTATGAACCTCGACGAGTTGCTCCAGGCTCGGCAGTTCGGACTCTCCGCAAAATCCATCGCTGAGCACGTTGGTTTCCGCGGAATCGGGATCTACTCGGGGTTCGACATCTGCAACCGACTTCGCATCACGACCAAGCGCGCGGGCGACGAACATATTCACGTGCTGGTTTTCCAATTCGCGTCAATGCGCGAGGTGCTCGACGCGGACAGGAACAAGTCGGGCAAAGAGAAGACATCGCTGATCCGTCTTCTTTCCAATCACACGTACGTCAAGCGTGAACGATCGTCGTTTCCGAAGGAGAAGCACTTCACGCATGTAGAGTTGCAGGAGATCAATGATGTTCACGTGAAGCAGCTTTCCAACCGCGCTGAGATGCGGCGCTATCTGCTGCAGAACCTGCCCGTCGACTTCCATCCCGATTTCCCATACCGCAAGCAGATCAACGACGCGCTTTACGCGCGGGTGCCGTCCTACAACGCTGTCAGCATCACGCTCCAGTCCGATGGCATTCCGGACGAAACCGTGACCAAGGACAATATCCCGGATCTGCAGCCGCCCGCCTATGACTATATTGTCGATAGCACTGGTCGGCAGGTTGCCTACTACTGGGCCTGCCTCAACGCGAAACGCGGTGCAATTGACAGCAACTACAAGAGAGCGGAGGGACAGCCGAGCTTCGAAGGCTTCGTCTACAAGGTGAAGGGGTTCACGATCGGTGACCGCGATGTGCTCCGCGCAGCATTCAAGCAGGCACAGCTGTATCGGTGGTATACCGGCGAGATCTACGTTCTGGATGATGATGTCGTGCCGAATGCCGGGCGCGACGCATTTGAAACTAGTCCAGCGCGTCGGTCGCTTGATCTCGCGGTGCGGGGGCGGCTCGGACTTCTCGAGAAGGCTGCCCTGGAGTTCCAAGTCAACGAAGCTGCCAGGGAAAAGGTAGTTGAAGCTGAGAAGGACCTCAATGTGATCGCCTCGGAAATTGAAGCGAACGCGATAGAGGATCCACTCGGAACATGGGGCGAACTGAATGAGATCCTGCGCGTTCTGGCAAACCACAAAAAGGCGAAGGCTCGTGATGTGAAGCCGCGTCTGGAGGAGGCAACAAAGAAGGCGAAGCGCCTCCAGGATGTGGTCAGAAAGATGGTCGATGATCCGCGCTCAGAGGCAGAGCGGGCGAAAAAGGCGGCTAAGGCAGGCAAGCGGACAACATCGGACGCGCAACGAAGACAAGCGGAACCGGCACCGCGGCTGCCCTCCGCTTTGAGCGAAATCGGTTTCGAGACGGACGGCGATCTCGGCGCATTCATCACCATCGTACAAAATGTGTTGGAAGATGTGCTTTCGCTCGATAGCCCAGCGTACCGGAGCATCGTCTCAGGAATTGTTGCGCGCGCGGCCGAGTTGACCGGCGCGGACGTTTAG
- a CDS encoding GTPase domain-containing protein has translation MATTNFALRRYIAEIVYYGPGLCGKTTTLEQIEAQLPGARLVREDTEGERTVFFDLLPITVPLPGGWSLQYNVKTVPGQVQYVRARQQNLRDPDAVVFVADSHYQRAEANLVAMDDLRRTLEANGRSILEVPVILQYNKQDLPDILSWDELQQRLNPLDWPAFASIARERRGILQPLGAAMAAAKSRALGLIQAAPT, from the coding sequence ATGGCCACCACGAACTTTGCGCTCCGGCGCTACATCGCCGAGATCGTCTACTACGGTCCGGGCCTCTGCGGGAAAACCACGACGCTGGAGCAGATCGAGGCGCAGCTGCCCGGCGCCAGGCTGGTGCGGGAAGACACGGAAGGCGAACGCACGGTGTTTTTCGACCTCCTTCCGATCACCGTGCCGCTGCCCGGAGGATGGTCGCTCCAGTACAACGTCAAGACCGTACCCGGCCAGGTGCAGTACGTCCGGGCGAGGCAGCAGAACCTGCGGGACCCCGATGCCGTGGTGTTCGTCGCGGACAGCCACTATCAGCGCGCGGAGGCGAACCTGGTGGCGATGGACGATCTGCGGCGCACGCTGGAGGCGAACGGCCGGAGCATCCTGGAAGTGCCGGTGATCCTGCAGTACAACAAGCAGGATCTCCCCGACATTCTCAGCTGGGACGAGCTCCAGCAGCGATTGAACCCGCTGGACTGGCCGGCGTTCGCGTCAATCGCACGCGAGCGGCGCGGGATCCTGCAGCCGCTGGGCGCCGCGATGGCCGCCGCCAAGTCCCGCGCGCTGGGGCTGATCCAGGCGGCTCCCACGTAA
- a CDS encoding TIR domain-containing protein codes for MIEGLRLQPILAGISEAAEELARTASLRSFNEGDVLISQGAGDSRIYLLLAGVVSVQVNGVEVRRREAGTCVGEMAVIDPAAPRAATVVALQPTVAVVVDGSEFWAFADRFPRVWKASAQIVSARLRERGGLVPPRRTTPELFVGCSVEGLSTAREIQKGFAYDPLTVRMWTDGVFAPSRSGLDSLEVQVTNSDFALLVLTADDTVTSRRKRALAPRDNVLFELGMFCGVLGRNRTWVLKQRGLDLKLPSDLLGFTPLEFAPGEPATLNARLGPVVTELRERISDLGSR; via the coding sequence TTGATCGAAGGTCTCAGGCTGCAGCCGATACTCGCCGGCATCAGTGAAGCCGCAGAGGAACTCGCGCGGACCGCTTCTCTAAGATCGTTCAACGAGGGTGATGTTCTCATCAGCCAAGGTGCCGGGGATAGTCGTATCTACCTCCTCCTCGCTGGTGTCGTCTCCGTACAGGTAAACGGCGTTGAGGTGCGGCGTCGCGAGGCGGGAACGTGCGTGGGTGAGATGGCCGTCATCGATCCTGCCGCACCGCGCGCGGCGACGGTTGTCGCTCTTCAGCCGACGGTGGCCGTGGTGGTGGACGGATCGGAATTTTGGGCTTTTGCAGATCGGTTTCCCCGCGTATGGAAGGCCTCAGCACAGATCGTCTCCGCACGGCTTCGCGAGCGCGGCGGGCTCGTCCCGCCGCGGCGAACGACGCCTGAGCTCTTCGTGGGCTGCTCCGTGGAGGGACTATCCACTGCCCGTGAGATCCAGAAGGGTTTTGCCTATGACCCGCTGACGGTGCGGATGTGGACTGACGGCGTATTTGCTCCCTCCAGGAGTGGTTTGGATAGCTTGGAAGTGCAAGTAACAAACAGCGATTTTGCTCTCCTCGTGTTGACTGCTGACGACACCGTCACGAGCCGAAGAAAACGTGCCTTGGCGCCTCGGGACAACGTCCTATTTGAGCTCGGGATGTTCTGCGGTGTTCTTGGCCGTAATCGTACATGGGTCCTCAAGCAGCGCGGGCTCGATTTGAAGCTGCCCTCGGATCTGCTTGGATTCACTCCGCTCGAGTTTGCTCCGGGGGAACCGGCTACCTTGAATGCTCGGCTGGGCCCCGTCGTTACCGAACTACGGGAACGGATCTCGGACCTGGGGTCGAGGTAA
- a CDS encoding DGQHR domain-containing protein: MPPIVLPVLRGYSADRPVLLGFGPANLLHKLSFADVLDEAAGTGYQRRIYMPHSLDFRRYIQKEGSTTIPLTFNLRSNTKGAWRIKAGGGGTAQLIVREGAAGILAQVDCQHRLGRIQDLDIQLPFMCFVELSVREELEVFNIINGKAKGLSGSLLDYHEVRLAADLSVDRPELFIAFYLRDTEESPWYQQLDLGGDKTVGKYRRASLRMVQEAVKRFLNASEALSSGVAPIEIARVVRDYWTAVATVLRHEWVHPRRNLLNKGVGIYALMDLLADLWIERRGDAAQLTYSYLEATLSDFAGDFDWSNTGPLKGLGGRGGAKTALNLIRAARANSRGSASSPSSSGVRKRRAPLAENHAHG, translated from the coding sequence ATGCCTCCGATCGTCCTGCCCGTACTGCGCGGCTATTCGGCTGATCGTCCAGTATTGCTCGGGTTTGGTCCCGCCAACCTGCTCCACAAATTGAGCTTTGCTGATGTCCTGGATGAAGCCGCTGGGACCGGGTACCAGCGCCGGATCTACATGCCCCACAGCCTTGATTTCAGGCGTTACATCCAGAAGGAAGGCAGTACCACGATTCCTCTCACGTTCAACCTGCGCTCAAATACCAAGGGAGCATGGCGGATCAAGGCTGGAGGAGGTGGTACTGCGCAGTTGATCGTGCGTGAAGGTGCGGCCGGGATACTCGCTCAAGTTGACTGCCAGCACCGCCTCGGACGGATTCAGGACCTCGATATCCAGCTGCCCTTCATGTGTTTTGTCGAGCTCTCGGTCCGCGAAGAGTTAGAGGTATTCAACATCATCAACGGCAAGGCAAAGGGCTTGAGCGGAAGCCTGCTTGATTATCATGAGGTCCGTCTGGCAGCGGATCTGAGTGTGGATCGGCCCGAACTGTTCATCGCGTTCTACTTACGCGACACCGAGGAATCTCCATGGTACCAGCAGCTGGATCTTGGTGGTGACAAGACTGTCGGCAAGTACCGGCGCGCGTCCCTTCGGATGGTACAGGAAGCGGTGAAACGGTTCCTGAACGCATCAGAGGCGCTGTCCAGCGGAGTAGCGCCCATCGAGATCGCGCGGGTTGTCCGCGACTACTGGACCGCGGTTGCTACTGTGCTCCGGCATGAATGGGTTCATCCGCGGCGCAATCTTCTTAACAAGGGTGTGGGGATCTACGCACTGATGGATCTGTTGGCCGACCTGTGGATCGAGCGCCGAGGGGACGCGGCTCAGCTCACGTATTCATACTTGGAAGCGACACTTAGCGATTTCGCCGGCGATTTCGACTGGTCTAACACAGGTCCTCTGAAGGGCCTTGGTGGTAGAGGCGGCGCAAAAACGGCATTGAATCTGATCCGCGCTGCACGGGCAAACTCGCGTGGCAGTGCCTCATCTCCAAGCTCTAGCGGCGTACGCAAGCGCAGAGCGCCCTTGGCCGAGAATCACGCCCATGGCTAA